A genomic window from Lotus japonicus ecotype B-129 chromosome 1, LjGifu_v1.2 includes:
- the LOC130728825 gene encoding pentatricopeptide repeat-containing protein At3g12770 has translation MAWKLLSLSALTTKSPKVTSFEIPTCLFLKFIKHLCSSSVLNLGHVVSLDHGLNLDSFYASLIDNSTHKRHLDQIHNQLIVSGLKHNGFLITKLVNGSSNLGHICYARKLFDEFSHPDVFLWNAIIRGYSRSNLFRNTIEMYGLMRREGVDPDGFTFPYVLKACTELLDFRLSCLVHGQVIRYGFGPDVFVQNGLVAMYAKCGNIGMARVVFDGLNDRTVVSWTSIISGYAQNGEALEALRLFNQMRNTDVKLDWIALVSIVRAYGDVDDLEQGRSLHGCIIKMGFEDEPDLLISLTAFYAKCGQVIVARSFFDQMKTSSVIMWNAMISGYAKNGHAEEAVDLFREMITRNIKPDSVTVRSAALASAQVGSLKLAQWMDDYVSKSEYASDIFVNTALIDMYAKCGNVESARIVFDRASEKDVIMWSAMIMGYGLHGQGWEAINLYHAMRQAGVCPNDVTFIGLLTACNHSGLVREGWELFHCMRGFGIEPRNEHYSCVVDLLGRAGYLDQAYDFIMKMSIEPGVSVWGALLSACKIHRHVTLGEYAAKKLFSLDPYNTGHYVQLSNLYASSRLWDHVAHVRVLMREKGLSKDLGYSVIEINGKLQVFHVGDKSHPRSDEIYNEIQRLERRLKEIGFVPHTESVLHDLNYEEKEENLNIHSERIAVAYGLISTAPGTILRITKNLRACVNCHSAIKLISKLVEREIIVRDANRFHHFKDGLCSCGDYW, from the coding sequence ATGGCTTGGAAACTGCTCAGTTTATCTGCCCTCACTACAAAAAGCCCAAAGGTTACATCTTTTGAAATACCCACATGCTTGTTCCTCAAGTTTATCAAACACCTTTGTTCTTCTTCAGTTCTTAATCTTGGACATGTCGTTAGCCTTGACCATGGCCTCAATTTGGACTCTTTCTATGCGTCTCTTATTGATAATTCTACCCACAAGAGGCACCTTGATCAGATACATAACCAGCTTATTGTCTCAGGATTGAAGCATAATGGGTTTCTCATTACCAAATTGGTTAATGGGAGCTCCAATCTTGGGCACATTTGTTATGCCCGTAAGCTGTTTGATGAATTTTCCCACCCGGATGTGTTTTTGTGGAATGCTATTATTAGGGGTTATTCGAGGAGCAACTTGTTTAGGAACACTATTGAAATGTATGGATTGATGAGAAGGGAAGGAGTGGATCCAGATGGGTTCACTTTTCCTTATGTGCTTAAAGCTTGTACTGAGTTATTGGATTTTCGTTTGAGTTGCCTAGTTCATGGACAGGTAATCAGATATGGGTTTGGGCCGGATGTGTTTGTGCAGAATGGCCTTGTGGCAATGTATGCTAAATGTGGTAACATTGGTATGGCAAGAGTGGTGTTTGATGGGTTAAATGATAGAACCGTTGTCTCATGGACTTCCATCATTTCTGGATATGCACAGAATGGGGAAGCTCTGGAAGCATTGAGATTGTTCAATCAAATGAGAAATACTGATGTGAAACTAGATTGGATTGCTTTGGTAAGCATTGTGAGGGCTTATGGTGATGTGGATGACTTGGAGCAAGGAAGATCTCTTCACGGCTGCATCATCAAAatgggttttgaagatgagccTGATTTGCTTATCTCACTGACAGCATTTTATGCAAAATGTGGGCAGGTGATAGTGGCAAGATCTTTCTTTGATCAAATGAAGACATCAAGCGTGATTATGTGGAATGCAATGATATCTGGCTATGCAAAGAACGGTCATGCTGAGGAAGCAGTGGATCTTTTTCGTGAAATGATCACGAGAAATATTAAACCTGACTCTGTCACTGTGAGGTCTGCAGCCTTGGCTAGTGCACAAGTTGGTTCCCTCAAATTAGCACAATGGATGGATGACTATGTCAGCAAGAGTGAATATGCAAGTGACATTTTTGTTAATACAGCCCTCATTGATATGTATGCAAAATGTGGAAATGTAGAATCTGCTCGCATAGTATTTGATCGCGCTTCTGAGAAGGATGTTATTATGTGGAGTGCAATGATTATGGGATATGGGTTGCATGGTCAAGGGTGGGAAGCCATTAATCTCTACCATGCAATGAGGCAAGCTGGGGTATGCCCTAATGATGTCACCTTTATTGGACTTCTCACGGCTTGCAATCATTCTGGCCTTGTAAGAGAAGGATGGGAGCTATTCCATTGTATGAGAGGCTTTGGAATTGAGCCTCGCAATGAGCATTATTCTTGTGTGGTTGATCTCTTGGGGCGTGCGGGTTATCTGGATCAGGCTTATGATTTTATCATGAAAATGTCCATTGAACCTGGTGTAAGTGTATGGGGGGCCCTTCTGAGTGCATGCAAGATCCACAGGCATGTAACATTGGGAGAATATGCTGCAAAGAAGCTATTCTCATTAGATCCATATAACACAGGGCACTATGTTCAACTCTCTAATCTATATGCTTCCTCTCGCTTGTGGGATCATGTTGCACATGTTCGGGTTCTGATGAGGGAGAAAGGATTGAGTAAGGACCTTGGTTACAGTGTAATTGAAATCAATGGGAAGCTACAGGTATTCCATGTAGGGGACAAGTCACATCCAAGGTCTGATGAAATTTATAATGAGATTCAGAGATTAGAAAGAAGGTTAAAGGAGATTGGGTTTGTCCCACATACAGAATCTGTTTTGCATGATCTGAATTATGAAGAGAAGGAGGAGAATCTTAATATTCATAGTGAGAGGATAGCGGTTGCTTATGGGCTTATTAGTACTGCTCCTGGAACTATACTTAGAATAACAAAGAATCTTAGAGCATGTGTAAACTGTCATTCAGCAATTAAGCTTATATCAAAGCTTGTTGAAAGGGAGATTATTGTAAGGGATGCAAATAGGTTCCACCATTTTAAGGATGGTTTGTGTTCATGTGGAGACTACTGGTGA
- the LOC130728822 gene encoding uncharacterized protein LOC130728822, whose amino-acid sequence MAWFRAGTNLAKHAIRKTLSKGGSSYHVSRARVFPSSPLSGGGSGSRGFQTTVFKSREQAAPVPRAVPLSRLTDSFLDGTSSVYLEELQRAWEADPNSVDESWDNFFRNFVGQASTSPGLSGQTIQESMRLLLLVRAYQVNGHMKAKLDPLNLEERQVPEDLDPALYGFSEADLDREFFLGVWRMAGFLSENRPVQTLRSILTRLEQAYCGSIGYEYMHIADREKCNWLRDRIETPTSTHYNRERREAIFDRLAWSSLFENFLATKWTSAKRFGLEGGETLIPGMKEMFDRASDLGVESIVIGMAHRGRLNVLGNVVRKPLRQIFCEFSGGQPEDEFGLYTGTGDVKYHLGTSYDRPTRGGKKLHLSLVANPSHLEAVDPVVVGKTRAKQYYSNDVDRTKNMGVLLHGDGSFAGQGVVYETLHLSALPNYTTGGTIHIVLNNQVAFTTDPESGRSSQYCTDVAKALECPIFHVNGDDVEAVVHACELAAEWRQTFHSDVVVDLVCYRRFGHNEIDEPSFTQPKMYKVIRSHPSALEIYQKKLLESGELAKEDIDKIHNKVTSILNEEFLASKEYIPKRRDWLSAYWTGFKSPEQLSRIRNTGVKPEILKNVGKAITTIPDNFTPHKAVKRIYDQRAQMIETGEDIDWGFAEALAFATLLVEGNHVRLSGQDVERGTFSHRHAVVHDQTTGDKYCPLDHVIMNQNEEMFTVSNSSLSEFGVLGFEVGYSMENPNSLVIWEAQFGDFANGAHVIFDNFLASGESKWLRQTGLVMLLPHGYDGQGPEHSSARLERFLQMADDNPYIIPEMDPTLRKQIQECNLQIVNVTTPANFFHVLRRQLHREFRKPLFVMSPKNLLRSKACRSNLSEFDDVQGHPGFDKQGTRFKRLIKDQNAHSDVEEGIRRLVLCSGKVYYELDDHRTKVDGKDVAICRVEQLCPFPYDLVQRELKRYPNAEVVWCQEEPMNMGGYTYILPRLISSMKAVGRGGYEDVKYVGRAPSAATATGFLKVHQKEQAEIAEKALQREPLNFPF is encoded by the exons atgGCTTGGTTTAGAGCTGGAACAAACTTAGCTAAACATGCTATTAGGAAAACCCTTTCTAAGGGTGGATCTTCATATCATGTGTCAAGGGCTAGGGTGTTTCCATCATCACCATTATCAGGGGGTGGTAGTGGTAGTAGAGGGTTTCAAACTACTGTTTTCAAATCTAGAGAGCAAGCTGCACCGGTGCCGCGTGCGGTTCCGCTTTCGAGGTTGACTGATAGTTTCTTGGATGGGACTAGTAGTGTGTACTTGGAGGAGCTTCAGAGGGCTTGGGAGGCTGATCCCAACAGTGTTGATGAGTCTTGGGATAATTTCTTTAGGAACTTTGTGGGCCAGGCTTCTACCTCCCCTGGGCTTTCGGGTCAGACGATTCAGGAGAGTAtgaggttgttgttgttggtgaggGCGTACCAGGTAAATGGTCACATGAAGGCCAAGTTGGATCCGCTGAACCTGGAAGAGAGGCAAGTCCCTGAGGATTTGGACCCTGCCCTTTATGGATTCTCTGAGGCTGATCTCGATCGGGAGTTCTTCTTAGGGGTCTGGAGGATGGCTGGTTTCTTGTCCGAGAATCGACCCGTGCAGACCCTTAGGTCCATATTGACAAGGCTTGAGCAGGCTTATTGTGGAAGCATTGGGTATGAGTATATGCACATTGCTGATAGGGAGAAGTGTAATTGGCTTAGGGACAGGATTGAAACCCCTACATCTACACACTATAACAGGGAGCGTAGGGAGGCGATTTTCGATCGGCTTGCCTGGAGTTCACTGTTTGAGAACTTCTTGGCCACCAAGTGGACTTCAGCTAAGAGGTTCGGGCTTGAAGGGGGTGAGACTCTTATTCCCGGCATGAAGGAAATGTTTGATCGTGCATCTGATCTCGGAGTTGAGAGCATAGTCATAGGAATGGCGCATAGGGGGAGATTGAATGTTTTGGGGAATGTGGTCAGGAAGCCGCTGCGCCAGATCTTTTGTGAGTTCAGTGGTGGTCAGCCTGAGGATGAATTCGGGCTCTACACGGGAACTGGTGATGTTAAGTATCACTTGGGGACATCTTATGATCGTCCTACTAGGGGTGGCAAGAAGTTACATTTGTCTTTGGTGGCAAATCCTAGTCACTTGGAAGCTGTCGACCCGGTTGTTGTTGGCAAAACTCGAGCTAAGCAGTATTACTCAAATGATGTGGACAGAACCAAGAACATGGGTGTTTTGCTTCATGGAGATGGTAGTTTTGCTGGACAGGGCGTGGTCTATGAAACCCTCCATCTAAGTGCTCTTCCAAATTACACTACGGGCGGGACTATTCATATTGTGTTGAACAACCAAGTTGCATTTACAACTGATCCGGAATCTGGCAGGTCTTCACAGTATTGCACTGATGTTGCCAAAGCTTTGGAATGTCCTATCTTTCATGTGAACGGTGATGACGTGGAAGCAGTTGTTCATGCCTGTGAACTTGCTGCTGAGTGGCGCCAGACTTTCCATTCAGATGTGGTTGTGGACTTAGTGTGTTATCGTCGATTTGGCCATAATGAGATTGATGAACCATCTTTCACTCAGCCTAAAATGTACAAG GTCATCCGAAGCCATCCATCAGCTCTTGAGATCTATCAGAAGAAGCTTTTGGAATCAGGGGAGCTGGCAAAAGAAGACATTGATAAGATACACAACAAGGTCACATCAATTCTAAATGAAGAATTTTTGGCTAGCAAAGAATACATTCCCAAAAGAAGAGATTGGCTTTCAGCATATTGGACCGGGTTCAAGTCACCTGAACAGCTTTCACGTATCCGAAACACTGG TGTGAAACCAGAGATCTTGAAAAATGTTGGGAAAGCAATCACAACCATCCCTGACAATTTCACACCTCATAAAGCTGTGAAGAGGATTTATGATCAACGCGCCCAAATGATTGAAACTGGCGAAGATATTGATTGGGGATTTGCAGAGGCACTTGCTTTTGCAACCTTGCTTGTTGAAGGTAACCATGTTCGATTAAGTGGTCAGGATGTCGAAAGAGGAACATTTAGCCACCGGCATGCTGTAGTTCATGATCAAACAACGGGGGACAAATATTGCCCCCTTGACCATGTGATAATGAACCAAAATGAAGAGATGTTTACTGTTAGCAATAG CTCACTTTCCGAGTTTGGTGTTCTTGGATTTGAAGTGGGTTACTCAATGGAAAATCCCAACTCACTGGTAATTTGGGAGGCTCAATTTGGTGATTTTGCTAATGGGGCTCATGTGATATTTGACAATTTCTTGGCTTCTGGTGAGTCTAAGTGGCTCCGTCAGACTGGACTTGTTATGTTACTTCCTCATGGTTATGATGGCCAGGGCCCTGAGCATTCAAGTGCAAGATTGGAACGCTTTCTTCAG ATGGCCGATGACAATCCTTATATTATCCCTGAGATGGatccaacacttcggaaacaaATTCAGGAGTGTAATTTGCAGATTGTGAATGTCACAACTCCTGCCAATTTTTTCCATGTTTTAAGGAGGCAG TTGCATAGAGAATTCCGTAAGCCTCTCTTTGTAATGTCCCCTAAGAACCTGCTTCGTAGTAAGGCTTGCAGATCAAATCTATCTGAATTTGATGATGTCCAAGGCCACCCAGGCTTTGACAAACAGGGAACAAGATTTAAGCGCCTCATAAAAGACCAAAATGCCCACTCAGATGTTGAGGAGGGTATTAGACGTTTAGTACTCTGCTCTGGAAAG GTTTACTATGAGCTTGATGATCACCGAACTAAGGTTGATGGAAAAGACGTTGCAATATGTAGGGTGGAACAGCTTTGTCCATTCCCATATGACCTTGTCCAACGAGAGCTTAAACGATATCCAA ATGCTGAGGTTGTTTGGTGTCAAGAAGAGCCAATGAACATGGGTGGATACACTTACATCTTACCCCGGCTTATATCCTCCATGAAAGCTGTAGGCAGGGGAGGCTATGAGGATGTCAAATATGTTGGTCGTGCTCCATCTGCCGCCACTGCCACTGGATTCCTAAAGGTTCACCAGAAGGAGCAGGCTGAGATTGCTGAGAAAGCCCTTCAACGCGAACCACTCAACTTCCCATTCTGA
- the LOC130728826 gene encoding heat shock cognate 70 kDa protein 2-like produces the protein MAANGERVAIGIDLGTTYSCVAVWRNDQVEVIVNDQGNRTTPSYVSFTQNQRMIGDAALNNASTNPINSVFDAKRLIGRKFSDPMVQSDKKLWPFKVIADDNDKPIIVVNHNHKEKRFPAEAISSMVLEKMREISEAYLGSKVKDAVITVPAYFNESQRQATKDAGAIAGLNVMRIINEPSAAAIAYGVDMKACIRGRRNVFIFDLGGGTLDVSLLTFEMEDIQVKTIAGDTHLGGEDFDNRMVDYFVKEFQRKNKMDIRGDPRALRRLRFACEKAKRTLSCNTLATIELDFLYQGIDFYSSITRAKFEELNKDYFQKCMELVEKCVIDSKMDKSNIHDVVLVGGSSRIPKVRQLLMDFFGRKDLCNRINPDEAVAHGAAVHASILSGEFSEKVQSLLLREVTPLSLGLEKHGGIMETIIPRNTMIPTTMDHVFTTHFHNQTNILIHVYEGERQTTRHNNLLGKFVLEIPPYPRGVPQIKVCFQIDEEGILHVSVKEKSNRINMKVTIINDKGRLSRAEIERMVRENEKNKAEDERYKKKVEAKNALENYAYNMRNAINDEDISSKLSLEDKQKINDAIDLVLKWLGINDAAEQDDFERYSKDLSKAFDPIMLKMIKDLSPTDNDVTPSTVGNDKMKRWLQILAKHTLQAVYSTLTGDIIGFVCTVIGDILP, from the exons ATGGCTGCAAATGGTGAGAGAGTGGCAATAGGAATCGATCTAGGCACCACCTACTCGTGCGTTGCAGTGTGGAGGAACGATCAGGTTGAGGTCATTGTGAATGACCAAGGGAACAGAACAACACCCTCTTATGTTTCCTTCACCCAGAACCAAAGGATGATTGGTGATGCTGCTCTCAATAATGCTTCTACCAACCCAATCAACTCTGTCTTTG ATGCAAAGCGGTTGATTGGTAGGAAATTCAGTGACCCCATGGTTCAAAGTGATAAGAAGCTGTGGCCATTCAAAGTTATTGCTGATGATAATGACAAACCAATCATTGTTGTTAATCACAATCACAAGGAAAAACGTTTTCCTGCTGAGGCAATCTCATCCATGGTCTTGGAAAAGATGCGTGAGATTTCTGAGGCTTACCTTGGATCAAAAGTGAAGGATGCTGTTATCACTGTGCCTGCTTACTTCAATGAGTCTCAGCGCCAAGCTACCAAAGATGCAGGTGCTATTGCAGGCCTCAATGTTATGCGAATAATCAATGAGCCTAGTGCTGCAGCGATTGCATATGGCGTTGACATGAAAGCTTGCATTCGTGGAAGGAGAAACGTTTTCATCTTTGATCTTGGTGGTGGTACTTTGGATGTGTCTCTTCTCACGTTTGAGATGGAAGATATCCAAGTTAAGACCATTGCTGGAGACACTCACCTTGGGGGAGAGGACTTTGATAATAGAATGGTGGACTATTTTGTGAAGGAATTCCAAAGAAAGAACAAAATGGACATCAGAGGAGACCCAAGAGCCCTTAGGAGGTTGAGATTTGCTTGTGAGAAAGCAAAGAGGACGCTCTCATGCAACACTCTGGCCACCATTGAGTTAGATTTCTTATATCAAGGTATTGATTTCTACTCATCAATAACTCGTGCAAAGTTTGAGGAACTCAACAAAGATTACTTTCAAAAGTGTATGGAGCTTGTGGAAAAGTGTGTAATAGATTCAAAGATGGACAAGAGCAATATTCATGATGTTGTCCTGGTTGGCGGCTCTTCTAGGATTCCTAAAGTGAGACAGCTACTGATGGACTTCTTTGGTAGGAAGGATCTATGCAATAGAATCAATCCTGATGAGGCTGTTGCGCATGGTGCTGCTGTTCATGCTTCTATATTGAGCGGTGAGTTCAGTGAGAAGGTTCAAAGCTTGTTATTGAGGGAAGTCACCCCTCTGTCCCTCGGGCTAGAGAAGCATGGGGGTATCATGGAAACAATAATTCCAAGGAATACCATGATTCCTACAACCATGGACCATGTATTCACTACACATTTTCATAACCAAACCAATATCTTGATTCATGTTTATGAGGGTGAGAGGCAAACAACTAGACACAACAACTTGCTAGGTAAGTTTGTACTGGAAATTCCTCCATATCCTCGAGGTGTTCCTCAAATCAAAGTATGCTTCCAAATTGATGAAGAAGGTATCTTACATGTCTCTGTCAAGGAAAAATCCAATAGAATTAACATGAAGGTTACAATAATAAATGACAAGGGAAGGTTGTCAAGGGCTGAAATCGAGAGGATGGTCAGAGAAAATGAGAAGAACAAGGCTGAAGATGAGAGGTACAAGAAGAAGGTAGAAGCAAAGAATGCATTGGAGAACTATGCATACAACATGAGGAATGCCATAAATGACGAGGACATTAGTTCGAAGCTTTCCCTAGAAGACAAGCAAAAGATCAATGATGCAATTGATTTGGTCTTGAAATGGCTTGGTATCAATGATGCTGCAGAACAAGATGATTTTGAGCGTTATAGTAAAGATCTTTCGAAGGCCTTTGATCCAATTATGTTGAAGATGATAAAGGATCTTTCCCCAACAGATAATGATGTGACGCCAAGTACTGTTGGAAATGATAAAATGAAACGCTGGTTACAAATATTGGCAAAGCATACTCTCCAGGCAGTGTATTCAACTCTTACTGGTGACATTATTGGGTTTGTTTGTACTGTGATTGGTGATATTCTGCCCTAG
- the LOC130728823 gene encoding uncharacterized protein LOC130728823 — protein MPCLLCSKGDDCFGMHRPVAFTISMCPNMNPTLVAIVTYKGDLGWCKVGDTTWKGYHTSDKVYSNVAFHDNKLYAVERGGLKVNMFKYDEGVLVQVGSVESIDPIEHAPNLSGTIRSYCMTIYLVECGGNVLVVKRFSDDTKFHTPTIEFVIFAVEENCTTPQLVKVENLDDHVLFVSNINIECLDAKYCPKFQRGNVYFTGFSENSFITEVGVFSISDRTIHKIPLPNPQMHSPSPIWMMPRFSFECDCQVCTSAPWFRPRQLRKRHMLSKISVE, from the exons ATGCCATGTTTGCTTTGTTCCAAGGGTGATGATTGCTTTGGCATGCACAGACCCGTAGCTTTCACAATTTCAATGTGTCCCAACATGAACCCCACCCTGGTCGCAATAGTCACTTACAAGGGTGACCTTGGGTGGTGCAAGGTGGGAGACACTACATGGAAAGGTTACCACACAAGTGATAAAGTATACTCCAATGTGGCTTTTCATGATAACAAGCTTTATGCCGTGGAACGAGGTGGTTTGAAAGTGAACATGTTCAAGTATGATGAGGGAGTGCTTGTTCAG GTTGGTAGTGTGGAATCCATTGACCCTATTGAACATGCTCCTAATCTATCAGGAACCATTAGGTCCTATTGCATGACCATTTACTTGGTGGAATGTGGAGGGaatgttttggttgtgaagagaTTCTCTGATGACACCAAATTTCACACACCTACTATAGAATTTGTTATTTTTGCGGTGGAAGAAAACTGCACCACGCCTCAATTAGTGAAGGTGGAGAATTTGGATGATCATGTTTTGTTTGTATCTAACATCAACATTGAATGTCTTGATGCAAAGTATTGTCCAAAGTTTCAGCGTGGCAACGTGTATTTCACTGGCTTCTCAGAAAACTCCTTCATTACTGAAGTGGGAGTGTTCTCTATTTCAGATAGAACTATACATAAGATTCCTCTCCCCAACCCTCAGATGCACTCTCCATCTCCAATTTGGATGATGCCCAGGTTCTCGTTTGAATGTGATTGTCAAGTGTGCACCTCTGCACCGTGGTTTAGGCCCAGACAATTGAGGAAAAGACATATGTTGAGTAAAATCAGTGTTGAGTGA